One Dreissena polymorpha isolate Duluth1 chromosome 9, UMN_Dpol_1.0, whole genome shotgun sequence genomic window carries:
- the LOC127843651 gene encoding cephalotocin receptor 1-like, producing MDTTADGLDIITQDASKQLQENNTSNMSTSRPFYNNDGDITFATATALYVVPVLVVVGTIGNILILLTVRQRNMKNWSICFYLSAYAVGNLIILVPMIGTEWLCGVTGLTYFTELSDFTCKLWQFVMSVTVYSGIWFVFAMLVDQYITICLPHKAQSMCTLFMAKFAVVIIIIGLTVVSVHAIWTFELFQNGCYIVHTPNDLLTLIWPWVSLSFNCMIPLVLLSIFIILVVYGTLTKSTWKKTPSNYQVPVDITIMTIALSIFFVVFVTPTTVITVIKTNMPRAWLHDKEIYHTIVNIVVVIGDILSYFNPTFSFLICFAFSSTFRQEIQERLRGFFCERGARVYEMQINSSAGSAANDAENCSETTPL from the coding sequence ATGGACACAACAGCTGACGGACTGGACATCATAACACAGGACGCGAGCAAACAGCTACAGGAAAACAATACGAGCAACATGTCGACAAGCAGACCGTTTTATAATAACGATGGCGACATCACATTCGCAACGGCAACGGCTTTGTACGTTGTGCCAGTCTTGGTAGTTGTTGGAACCATCGGTAATATTCTTATTCTGCTCACTGTCCGACAGCGGAACATGAAGAACTGGTCAATTTGCTTCTACCTGTCTGCCTATGCCGTTGGCAATCTGATTATACTTGTACCCATGATTGGAACTGAGTGGCTTTGTGGCGTTACAGGACTGACCTATTTCACCGAGCTGAGCGATTTTACCTGCAAACTCTGGCAGTTTGTCATGAGCGTCACTGTATATTCCGGAATCTGGTTTGTGTTTGCCATGCTTGTAGATCAGTATATTACTATATGCCTACCGCATAAAGCGCAGTCGATGTGCACATTATTTATGGCAAAGTTTGCAGTCGTCATCATAATAATCGGTTTAACCGTTGTGAGTGTCCATGCCATATGGACGTTTGAACTCTTCCAAAATGGATGCTATATTGTTCACACTCCAAATGATCTTCTTACCCTAATATGGCCTTGGGTGTCTCTGAGTTTCAACTGCATGATACCTCTTGTACTGTTGAGTATTTTTATCATCCTAGTTGTGTACGGAACGCTTACAAAATCTACCTGGAAGAAAACGCCCAGTAACTACCAAGTGCCAGTCGATATCACTATCATGACGATTGCATTGTCTATCTTCTTCGTCGTCTTTGTGACACCAACCACGGTGATCACTGTAATTAAAACTAACATGCCCAGGGCGTGGCTGCACGACAAAGAGATTTATCACACAATTGTAAATATCGTTGTAGTTATAGGCGACATTCTCTCATACTTTAACCCAACGTTTTCTTTCTTAATCTGTTTTGCATTTTCGTCAACGTTTCGACAAGAGATACAGGAGCGGCTGCGGGGCTTCTTTTGCGAAAGAGGGGCGCGCGTGTACGAAATGCAAATCAACTCATCGGCTGGTAGCGCAGCAAATGATGCGGAAAACTGTTCAGAAACTACGCCATTATGA